In Chthoniobacterales bacterium, the following are encoded in one genomic region:
- a CDS encoding ABC transporter ATP-binding protein, translating into MPLVSVRNLRTWFPVLGGVFRRRTGEIKAVDDVSFDVEAGQTVGLVGESGSGKTTVGRTILKLTPATSGEVLYDGRDILPMGESEFRPLRKDLQMIFQDPFGSLNPRMTVQAILSEPLEIHFSSMTKGERRERVDELLKLVGLPSDSAGRYPHEFSGGQRQRIGIARALAVKPRFIVCDEPVSALDVSVQAQIVNLLQDLQEQLGIAYLFIAHDLAVVEHVSDHVIVMHRGKIVESAPAEAIYEDPKHDYTKKLLSAVPRLAA; encoded by the coding sequence ATGCCGCTCGTCTCGGTCCGCAATCTCCGCACGTGGTTCCCCGTGCTCGGCGGCGTCTTCCGCCGCCGCACGGGCGAGATCAAGGCTGTCGATGACGTGAGCTTCGACGTCGAAGCGGGCCAGACCGTAGGCCTCGTCGGCGAAAGCGGCAGCGGAAAAACCACCGTCGGTCGCACCATTTTGAAACTCACGCCGGCCACGTCGGGGGAAGTGCTCTACGACGGGCGCGACATCCTGCCCATGGGCGAGAGCGAGTTCCGCCCCCTGCGCAAAGACCTGCAGATGATTTTCCAGGACCCGTTCGGATCGCTCAATCCGCGCATGACCGTGCAGGCCATCCTGTCCGAGCCGCTGGAGATCCATTTTTCCTCGATGACCAAAGGCGAGCGCCGTGAGCGGGTTGACGAACTTCTCAAGCTCGTCGGTTTGCCATCCGATTCCGCCGGCCGCTACCCGCACGAATTCAGCGGTGGTCAGCGCCAGCGCATCGGCATCGCGCGGGCGCTTGCGGTCAAGCCGCGCTTCATCGTGTGCGACGAGCCGGTGAGCGCGCTCGACGTGAGCGTGCAGGCGCAGATCGTCAACCTGCTGCAGGATCTGCAGGAGCAGTTGGGCATCGCCTACCTTTTCATCGCGCACGATCTCGCCGTGGTGGAACACGTGAGCGACCATGTGATCGTCATGCACCGCGGAAAGATCGTCGAGTCGGCGCCGGCCGAGGCGATCTACGAGGATCCGAAACACGACTACACGAAGAAACTTCTTTCCGCCGTGCCGCGTCTTGCGGCTTGA
- a CDS encoding TlyA family RNA methyltransferase, with amino-acid sequence MARERIDVLLVQRGLCPSREKAQRVVMAGEVFIGGTRAEKPSQLVAPDAPLEVRGADRYVGRGGYKLEAALAAFGINPSGWVCLDVGASTGGFTDCLLQHGAAKVYALDVGHGQLAWSLRNDPRVVVMEHANARHLQPEDLPEKVRLAVADVSFISLTLVLPPVAAVLTDDGMIVALIKPQFELSRDEVGRGGIVRSEAAHARAVQKIADFAARSGWTWGGVTDSPITGADGNREFLCLLRP; translated from the coding sequence ATGGCCCGCGAGCGGATCGATGTGCTTCTCGTGCAGCGGGGCCTTTGCCCCTCGCGCGAAAAAGCGCAGCGTGTCGTCATGGCGGGGGAAGTTTTCATCGGCGGAACGCGTGCGGAGAAACCCTCGCAACTCGTCGCCCCTGACGCGCCGCTCGAGGTGCGTGGCGCCGATCGCTACGTCGGTCGCGGCGGCTACAAGCTCGAAGCCGCGCTGGCCGCATTCGGCATCAACCCGTCGGGATGGGTCTGCCTCGACGTCGGCGCCTCGACCGGCGGATTCACCGACTGTCTCCTGCAGCACGGGGCCGCGAAGGTCTATGCGCTCGATGTCGGCCACGGCCAGCTCGCTTGGAGCCTGCGCAACGACCCGCGCGTCGTCGTGATGGAGCATGCCAACGCTCGCCATCTCCAACCCGAGGATTTGCCGGAAAAAGTCCGGCTCGCCGTGGCGGACGTGAGTTTCATCTCCCTGACTTTGGTCTTGCCGCCCGTCGCCGCGGTTCTTACTGACGACGGAATGATTGTGGCGCTGATCAAACCGCAGTTCGAGTTGTCACGCGACGAAGTCGGCCGCGGCGGCATCGTGCGCAGCGAGGCTGCACATGCGCGCGCCGTGCAAAAAATCGCGGACTTCGCGGCCCGGTCCGGATGGACATGGGGCGGTGTGACCGACTCGCCCATCACCGGCGCGGATGGCAACCGCGAATTTCTTTGTCTTTTGCGTCCATGA
- the rodA gene encoding rod shape-determining protein RodA: MISLSRKVGSFHWPLVFLVALLGAFGIFAIYSATWMRDQDFWSRQLVWLLVGVILCLGVSLADYHWIRKGALPLYIAGLAALVLTHFLGAKVYGARSWLDLGIINFQPSQLAILAAIMVMALFLSDYESMPAPLRIALCGVIAAAPGILILIQPDLGSAIVWMPVILAMLYAARIPARYLITLILLAVAFIPLMVNFGLRPYQRQRIVTFLDPDLDPRGAGWTINQSLTAIGSGGWDGKGFKAPNTLNELGFLPSTIVHNDFIFSVIGEQHGFIGGFLLLLAFAALIGAGLYISLRAKDDLGRLLAVGVTTLLFTHVFMNIGMTIGVTPITGLPLPLISYGGSFLLTVLFSVGLLQSIWIHSRPARRKSAW; the protein is encoded by the coding sequence ATGATTTCCCTTTCGCGCAAAGTCGGGTCTTTCCATTGGCCGCTTGTGTTCCTCGTCGCCCTGCTCGGCGCCTTCGGGATTTTCGCCATTTACAGCGCCACATGGATGCGCGACCAGGATTTCTGGAGCCGCCAGCTTGTGTGGTTGCTCGTCGGGGTCATTCTTTGTCTCGGCGTCTCACTCGCGGACTACCACTGGATCCGCAAGGGCGCACTGCCCCTTTACATCGCGGGACTCGCGGCCCTCGTGCTCACCCATTTCCTCGGCGCAAAGGTTTACGGGGCGCGCAGCTGGCTCGACTTGGGCATCATCAATTTCCAGCCTTCGCAGCTCGCCATCCTTGCCGCGATCATGGTGATGGCGCTGTTTCTTTCCGATTATGAAAGCATGCCGGCGCCGCTGCGCATCGCGCTCTGCGGCGTCATCGCGGCCGCACCCGGCATCCTCATCCTGATCCAGCCGGACCTCGGGTCCGCCATCGTCTGGATGCCTGTGATCCTCGCCATGCTCTATGCCGCGCGCATCCCCGCCCGCTACCTCATCACCCTCATACTGCTGGCGGTGGCGTTCATACCCCTGATGGTGAATTTCGGTCTGCGCCCTTACCAGCGGCAACGCATCGTGACCTTCCTCGATCCGGACCTCGATCCGCGGGGCGCGGGTTGGACGATCAACCAATCGCTGACTGCCATCGGCTCGGGTGGTTGGGATGGCAAGGGCTTCAAGGCGCCGAACACGCTGAACGAACTCGGCTTCCTGCCCAGCACCATCGTGCACAACGACTTCATTTTTTCGGTCATCGGAGAGCAGCATGGGTTCATCGGCGGGTTTCTGCTTCTTCTCGCTTTTGCCGCCCTCATCGGAGCCGGCCTCTACATTTCACTCCGGGCCAAGGACGATCTCGGGCGCCTGCTTGCCGTGGGAGTGACGACCCTGTTATTCACCCACGTTTTCATGAACATCGGGATGACTATCGGCGTGACTCCGATCACCGGGCTTCCGCTTCCGCTCATCAGCTACGGCGGATCTTTTCTCCTCACCGTTTTGTTCAGCGTGGGTCTGCTGCAAAGTATCTGGATCCACAGCCGGCCGGCTCGCCGCAAGTCCGCGTGGTGA
- a CDS encoding PTS sugar transporter subunit IIA — protein MTRILVPPACAAVDVAAGSRDEAAEKAADLLRSDPHIGSWEAFRASIGARQIVDLEGCASGVCLVHGRSDAVKGLAVAVARTAGGSGCCPRLVFVFAIPSAMAEEYLRAIGSLARACRDQAVLQTLLDAPDAANLARRVEKLLA, from the coding sequence ATGACACGCATTCTCGTTCCGCCCGCGTGCGCCGCCGTGGATGTTGCGGCCGGATCGCGCGACGAAGCCGCGGAAAAAGCGGCGGATCTCCTGCGCAGCGATCCGCACATCGGTTCCTGGGAAGCCTTCCGCGCATCGATCGGCGCGCGGCAAATCGTCGATCTCGAGGGATGCGCCAGCGGCGTTTGCCTTGTGCACGGCCGCAGCGACGCGGTGAAGGGCCTTGCCGTTGCCGTGGCGCGCACGGCGGGGGGCTCCGGGTGCTGCCCGCGGTTGGTTTTCGTTTTCGCTATCCCTTCCGCCATGGCCGAGGAATATCTGCGGGCCATCGGCTCGCTTGCCCGCGCTTGCCGCGACCAAGCGGTGCTGCAAACGCTGCTCGATGCACCCGATGCCGCAAATCTGGCGCGGCGGGTGGAAAAGTTGCTCGCCTGA
- a CDS encoding NAD(+)/NADH kinase: MDMGRCDRLAHHRRGWQPRISLSFASMKTGIIARADKPQAATLVADLRSALERHGVGVLLERRTAALACGAGSDGPDEQELAAACDLLIVLGGDGTILRVLHRVRAPVPPIFGINLGSLGFLTGVSSEDWPRAVESIAAGDYRLSPRTLLHVELLRGGRVAETFTGLNDAVVSRGQHSQLIKVEARVDGEELCIYNADGLIVATPTGSTAYSMSAGGPLLLPDSACLVLTPICPHVLTNRSAVIADTSRLELRLVGDAPGVTVNVDGQEVRDFGEGDVLRISRAAEKLQLATLPGLTFSGVLREKLKWSGSNV, from the coding sequence ATGGACATGGGGCGGTGTGACCGACTCGCCCATCACCGGCGCGGATGGCAACCGCGAATTTCTTTGTCTTTTGCGTCCATGAAAACCGGGATCATCGCACGCGCCGACAAGCCGCAGGCTGCGACGCTCGTCGCCGACCTGCGCTCGGCGCTCGAACGCCACGGGGTCGGCGTTTTGCTCGAACGCCGCACCGCGGCGCTGGCATGCGGTGCCGGGTCTGACGGCCCGGACGAGCAAGAATTGGCGGCCGCCTGCGATCTTCTCATCGTCCTCGGCGGGGACGGCACGATTCTGCGGGTCTTGCACCGCGTGCGCGCACCGGTGCCGCCAATTTTCGGCATCAACCTCGGTTCGCTGGGTTTTCTCACCGGAGTGAGCAGCGAGGACTGGCCGCGTGCGGTGGAGAGCATCGCCGCAGGCGATTACAGGCTAAGCCCGCGCACGCTGCTTCACGTCGAACTTCTTCGCGGCGGCCGCGTGGCGGAAACTTTCACCGGGCTGAACGATGCGGTGGTCAGCCGCGGGCAGCATTCGCAGCTAATCAAGGTCGAGGCGCGCGTCGATGGCGAGGAGCTGTGCATCTACAACGCGGACGGCCTCATCGTCGCCACGCCCACCGGATCGACCGCCTATTCCATGTCGGCTGGCGGCCCCTTGTTGCTGCCCGACAGCGCTTGTCTCGTTCTCACGCCCATCTGTCCGCACGTCTTGACCAACCGTTCCGCAGTCATCGCCGACACCTCGCGCCTCGAGCTGCGTCTGGTGGGCGATGCCCCGGGCGTCACGGTCAACGTGGACGGCCAGGAAGTCCGCGACTTCGGCGAAGGCGACGTTCTGCGCATTTCCCGCGCTGCCGAAAAATTGCAGCTGGCAACGCTTCCCGGCCTCACCTTCAGCGGGGTCTTGCGCGAGAAGCTTAAGTGGAGCGGCAGCAACGTATGA
- a CDS encoding aminotransferase class I/II-fold pyridoxal phosphate-dependent enzyme has translation MKIISINGEEVAPPLNGHAWEEENDLFNKCVVYDEPERARALGVYPFCRPIEEMDGTEVICEGKRVVMVGSNNYLGLANDPRVVEAAVEATRKYGLGCTGSRLLSGNLIIHEQLEEALAEYTGKDAALLFSTGYFANQGALTCLFEEGDYILCDKENHASIIDGCRMSPAKIVPFAHNSPESLRRRLSRLPREAGKMVVVDGVFSMSGDIARLSDLMAVSEEFGAKFYVDEAHALGVMGPEGRGSAHEFGVADRSDLLMGTFSKSLGCMGGFLAGEKDVIKFVRHKARCFIFTASPTPAVAGGVMRALEIMREETWRIEKLWENARRMHAGFRALGFHIGTTETPIVPILVGDEQKAFFFAQRLFDSGIFATPAIYPAVRRGQAIIRTSYMATHTPEQLDHVLETFGRIARELAIFEDDAYQRAAGEVPQRHHDSPLSRPARTAAV, from the coding sequence ATGAAAATCATCAGTATCAACGGCGAGGAGGTTGCTCCTCCGCTCAACGGCCACGCTTGGGAAGAAGAGAATGATCTTTTCAACAAATGCGTGGTTTACGATGAACCCGAGAGGGCCCGCGCTCTCGGGGTCTACCCGTTTTGCCGCCCCATCGAGGAAATGGACGGGACCGAGGTCATTTGCGAGGGCAAGCGTGTGGTCATGGTCGGGTCGAACAACTACCTGGGTTTGGCCAACGACCCCCGCGTGGTCGAGGCCGCTGTCGAAGCCACGCGCAAATACGGCCTTGGTTGCACCGGTTCGCGCTTGCTCAGCGGCAACCTCATCATCCACGAACAACTCGAGGAAGCCCTGGCCGAATACACCGGCAAAGATGCCGCGCTGCTTTTTTCCACCGGTTATTTTGCCAATCAAGGGGCGCTGACCTGCCTGTTCGAGGAAGGCGATTACATCCTCTGCGACAAGGAAAACCACGCCAGCATTATCGATGGCTGCCGTATGTCGCCGGCCAAAATTGTCCCCTTTGCCCACAATTCCCCCGAGTCCCTGCGCCGCCGCCTTTCGCGCCTTCCGCGGGAAGCGGGCAAGATGGTGGTGGTGGATGGCGTGTTCAGCATGTCCGGCGACATTGCGCGCCTCTCCGATCTCATGGCCGTTTCCGAGGAATTCGGTGCCAAATTTTATGTCGATGAGGCCCATGCGCTCGGCGTGATGGGGCCGGAAGGCCGCGGCAGTGCCCACGAATTCGGCGTCGCCGACCGCTCGGACCTTCTCATGGGCACCTTTTCGAAGTCGCTCGGATGCATGGGCGGGTTCCTCGCGGGCGAGAAGGACGTCATCAAGTTCGTCCGGCACAAAGCGCGTTGCTTCATTTTCACTGCGTCGCCAACCCCCGCCGTGGCGGGTGGTGTGATGCGCGCCCTGGAGATCATGCGCGAGGAAACCTGGCGCATCGAAAAACTCTGGGAAAACGCGCGGCGTATGCACGCTGGCTTCCGCGCCCTCGGGTTCCATATCGGGACGACCGAGACACCCATCGTTCCCATCCTCGTCGGCGACGAGCAGAAAGCCTTCTTCTTCGCCCAGCGCCTCTTCGACAGCGGGATCTTCGCCACGCCGGCCATCTACCCGGCGGTGCGCCGCGGGCAGGCCATCATCCGCACGAGCTACATGGCCACCCATACGCCGGAGCAACTCGACCATGTGCTCGAGACCTTTGGACGCATCGCGCGCGAACTCGCTATTTTTGAAGACGATGCCTACCAGCGTGCCGCAGGGGAAGTCCCCCAAAGGCATCACGATTCGCCCTTGTCGCGCCCGGCGCGAACTGCGGCGGTTTGA